The Vigna radiata var. radiata cultivar VC1973A chromosome 6, Vradiata_ver6, whole genome shotgun sequence DNA segment AagtattatattctttttatttttggcactattttatggttatttGATGCTACTAAGTCATGAAATGGTTGCTTTATCCCCAACATTtggtttttcataatttaaactCTACGGCTACTAATAAATGCAGTTCTaccaaaatgaatttttttattcaatgttcAGCACTGTCATGGTTTCGGTTGAATCTTTCTCTTGGGCTGGTTggtagaaagaaaagaaataaaagtaaagtaggATTAGAAGTATGTTTAcattcttatttaatattttaaatgggTGATTTGACGTTTTGATTGTGATTGTGGTGCCTTTGATACTTAATCATTGTGATTTTAATTGAGTGATCTAAACCACTTTTGACCATTTAAtccataaattaattaaattttgaacgCTTAAGTAGATATTCTCTTGAAAACGTTTTTGGACAATAAGATAGAAATAGTTAGAAACTTATAGTAAGAAAATTTAACCACTAGATTggcaatttttattaaattgattatctTATAATTTGCAATTTGCTTCCGTTATAAccctcatttttatttttctatctctcTAGTGGTTAGTTGATTtgagaaacaaataaaacagtttgttttgcattacatgttttatattactaaaccggcaaattaatataaatacagGGTAATGAACAAGCTACGGAGAATTGAGTACATTGCAGAAAAATTGGTCACCATGATAGAATCAAATAAGAAGTGCTAATATAATCAATCCATGAATAATCTATTCGAACATTCtgcatttaaagaaaaaatattgttctctGACATGAATAATCTACcaatatttgattaaaagattttccatttattcatttttctacAAGTGAGATGATGAAAGTGATATGATATATTATACCAACTGAAAATGTATAACATCTAATAAACGAGGTAAAATTTATGCCGAGAAACTGGAGAATAACAATGTTATTTCATCAACTCACATGTGATAAAAATTGCCGCAAGGTAACAAAAATTTTACAGTTCTGGTGATGGCAATGAGCCCTATTAATTTCAGATacacaaaagaagaaaacagaggaaaaatatatctacaaaCACATGTCACTGAAGGTAAAAAGGAAAGATGAGAGTAGCGATGACAAAATCCATAAGTTGAATCTTAAAGTTGATACAGCTTCGTTCTTCAAATTATGCCAATATAAGTTTGCAATATTGTCCACAACCTGTGATAAATTAGGGACTAAAGGGTTAATAACAACATATGAATGTGATAAGCATTAACCAGCAACAAACTCACCTCAGGGAACCATGTGTTCTGATTCTCAGCCACAAGCACTTTGTAAAAAACTGTTTGAATCAAACACGAACAGCAAGAATGAATTTCACACTACTGTAGCAGCTTCTGCCGAAATAAGACACTGATTCGAATGTCATGAAATCATGTGCAGACTGTATGCCAGTAGGTTGAACAAACTCTAATGACTGAATGAGGTTTTCAGCCACGACACGGACCATAAATAACATTTTGTATCAACTCGTTCCATGACAATAATATTTCAACAAATTCCTCTTCCAGTACTCATGCAAGTTGACCGATATTCACTTGATTCTGTTATgtcacatttttctttcatatttctcAGCAAACTTTTGAAGTAATAATCTCTGACGGAATGCCAAATATTTATCCAAACTTGTTCCAGCCCACTGTTCGCAAAAACATTCATCAGTTGGTACAAGAGATCCAAGGGGAAATGGTCCTTTTGGAGCTTTCTTTAGGGAAACTAAGAACCTATGACGAGGACGAATTCTCTGGTCCAAGGATAAACTAAGATACATTGGGTACTTGGTCAAGGATTGCACCTCATTGTTAAGTTCATTTACCAAGTACAAATATTTGGGCTTTAGATTTTCCTCCAACGATAGAGACAACACCTGCAGACACAGTAGTCAGCATGAACAACAGGTACAAACTGTTCTTTACATATTATATAACAAGTATCAATTCAAAAGATACAAAATGGAAAGAAGGAATGGAAATTTGGAACAGTGAGGGAAATGCAGTTAAAAATTACCTGCGTAAGGCTAGTCAATACTTTCAAGATATCTGAATTTTTCATTCCTATGCTCCTTAAGAAATTTATTCTTGGAAGTAATCCATCATCTATGCTGTAATGGAGAAGTTGGGGATGTTTTGTCACCATCTTCACAATGCTATCCCTGGGTGCACCCAACTCCTTGGTAAGAAACATATAACGCATATTCCATGAAATGTCAATTCTTTGCACAAGAATTTGGGGACTAAGCTGAATGACCTTACCCAAATCTTTTTCCTTGATGCCTACTTCCTCAACTAAATATCTAACTGTAGGTTTTAATGAATTCTCAACACTGTAAGAAAACAAAGACGGAGCAGCAGCAATGATTTGGCCCATTCTAGAATTCGGTATGCCCAGGCCCCTCAAGAATGCAACACGAGACTTCAAATTGTTCTCCACTGTATACTCAAGAATTTGTGGCTGCCTCAAAAGGATTCTTCTTACATCTCTATGTTTAACACCAACACTCATTAAGTATTCTAACCTTTCCTGTGCGGAACCAACATTAATTTGAAGTGCTTGCATGTGCCTCTCATATATTTGGATAAAGTGTGACTCCTTCATTCCAAAGGTGCTCAAGTAATCAAGAAGTGGTAACCATTTCAAATCTAAAGGAATCTCATCGGACAACCGCggatattttttgttctttacatTTCTACTAACCTGCaatttggaaaaggaaaaatgagGCTCAAGAGCACAATAAGTACATTAATGACATGATTTGACACTAAATAGCTCACCGAATCACCATTTGGTACCTTTCCATTCTCATTTCGTTGTAAGGATGCCACTCTCTCACTTCTAGGCAATCTAATGCTATGTTCATTGTCCAAAGATCTCAAACCCCACTCCCACTCCTGCTCTTTATCCTTTCCTACATAAACAAGGTTATTTATGAATATCCAGTTTTCTCCCTTTAAACCACTCAATAACACTCTTTCAATTATACATACCTTTAACTGTCTTCGACTTCAATCTCTTGTTCCTAACATCAAATTTAGCAGGCTCAGCAAATTCCTCCTGCACACACGTTACACAATGAAAgggaaattaataataaacaaacaaacatcaaTACCAGATTTCAGCAGATAATCGAGCATTCCATAATTTTGTTACCTTTTGGACAAAGGAAATATTTCAAATGCATAATTAAAACCCCCACTTATCCATTGAATTTAAAGCAATAACTTTGACCATGCAATGAAAGCACACAACTCACATCAGAAAGCCAATCATCGTCATCTTCGTCGTCCTCTTCCTCGTCAGTTTCTTCATCGTCTTCATCACTATCGTAAAACGACAGTGCCTCTCCATACTTTGACTTCCTGTTGGTCTTGAGAATTTTCGGATTTGAATGTGCTGCAAGTTTCACTATACCCTTCAACCTTGCAGAATCCAAATGCCCTCTGTCCAAGTTCCGAAATTGAGACTGAAAACACGAAGGAGTCGAAAAGTATAGCAGGGGTTTATAGGGATAGAGAGACACAGAAGCAGCCATTGCTAAAGAGAAACAGAAAAGAATATACTCCAAAACCCTAAGTCAGAATCTCTCTCTGCAATACCAGAGGTTTATCCTCTTTCTATCTAAAACGATGTCGTTTTTACTTAAAACCATATCTGGAACATGAGTCACACAAAATAACGCGTAGGTGGCGGGAGCCCGTGGGCTAAAAAAGCCCACGTGGCATTCTTTATAACGGTTGTGGTGCTGTGAAGTGTGAAATGAATGAGCTTGGGGAGTTAGTTAACTATGGAAGGAGCAGTTGCAGCGTCTTCTTTGTCTCTGCTTTCATTGGGGAGTGTGAAAACTAGGAGCAGAGTGTCTCGGATCTCTCTCGTGTCTGGGAGACAAGGTTGTAATGTTTTGGTTAAGAAtggaagtagaagaagaagggtAAGGGTGAGTGCCGTGAATGTGGAAGATATAAAAACAGTACTTGATCCAGCTCCGGTGGAAGTCACCTGGCAAATTGTGGTCGGAGCTATAGGTACCTTAACTCACACAATCACAACCTTTTAAGTTTTCACTTTTCTAGAAATGTTCTTATCTAAGGGACAAACAAATCTTAAAGGCAGATCCTTTTAtctgttttgtgttttgtcCTTATCTTGATGGAAAGAGAATGGTGTTTTTGTGTATGAAATTGGGTTTTGATTTTCTTTGGATTTGAATTTTTCAGCTGGGGTTACCCCTTTTGTGGTGGCAGGGATCGAATTTCGCAAAAGAATTGTAAGTCACTCCTTTGGTTGAGTTTATTACTTGTTTGTAAGTCATTAGGTATGAAACTGGTGTTTTTCATGTCTTCATTGTTGGATGCTGTTACAGATAGCTCAACAAAGATGTGAGGAGTGTGGTGGGTCGGGGCTTGTTCTAAGGGAAAAGGAATACTTCCGCTGCCCAGAATGTGGTATGATTGCATTCACTTCTTCTCATGTCTTGTACTATGTTCAAGCAATTAAGTATGAAGGTGTAGAATTTCAATGTATCACTCTGAAATATTCCTGATTAATTGGGCTTTCTGATGTGTCCAGTAATTGACATCGAACTCAAAATATCGAATGTAAGAAGATTTAAAATCTCATGTTTGCTGGGACAACTACAACCTACTAGGATGTACATTGAATACCTAGGAATTGTAGAAACCTTGCATTACCAAGCTAATTTGAATATCCATTGTCAACCTGAGAATATTTTGGTGTTTAAATGGAGATTTTTCATAGGCCCTTCCCCTTTGGGTTCACAATTCCTTTCATTTTGGTTGTGAGAAGCTGTGACATGTGGTACAATGGTCAATTCTAGCATTTCTTCAGTAATTTCACTGCAGCAGTGTAACTTCAATATCACGTAGAACATTTTAGGCATAagttaaaatttcttttaagagtTTTTTTCATTAGAAGTGTCAAGGTTTTCTATTAGAAGtttagagtttttcttttcaacagaTAAATTCTCAAAAACTCTTCGAGGTTGGTATCACTTTTCAAACCCTTTATTACTCTGAAAGTATCaacaaaaaggaagaaatggATTTCACAAGTAtgaaattgatatagaaatttgGCAAATTATGATCCTAAGTATGAACCATAAGTTACATCAGGGGAGTATTTGACATATGCAGTACACAGTCTGGTACAGGGGACAATGCTTCATAGAGTATGAAGAACTTTATGCCTCGTTGCTTTGTTTTCCTagtttattttttccatttatgtATTGTTGATCTACCCTCAACCACCCGTATAATTCATTATCTTGCAGTCCTTAACATGCTTTCTATTGCAGGTGGGTTCCTTCCTTGGCAGTCCTGGAAAAGATTCTTTTCAGGATAATTTCTACAGCGTTGTACAAAAAACCATACTTCAACAGTGACATTTATTTAACAGAGATTCAATGTTTGTGAGAATACTGTATCgtacacaaacaaaaacaacatagtAAAGCTATTTGCAATACCAACTACCATTTTCATtagaaacattgtaatttccTTCTGAGAGAAATGGTATTTGCTA contains these protein-coding regions:
- the LOC106765290 gene encoding transcription termination factor MTERF9, chloroplastic isoform X2 produces the protein MAASVSLYPYKPLLYFSTPSCFQSQFRNLDRGHLDSARLKGIVKLAAHSNPKILKTNRKSKYGEALSFYDSDEDDEETDEEEDDEDDDDWLSDEEFAEPAKFDVRNKRLKSKTVKGKDKEQEWEWGLRSLDNEHSIRLPRSERVASLQRNENGKVSRNVKNKKYPRLSDEIPLDLKWLPLLDYLSTFGMKESHFIQIYERHMQALQINVGSAQERLEYLMSVGVKHRDVRRILLRQPQILEYTVENNLKSRVAFLRGLGIPNSRMGQIIAAAPSLFSYSVENSLKPTVRYLVEEVGIKEKDLGKVIQLSPQILVQRIDISWNMRYMFLTKELGAPRDSIVKMVTKHPQLLHYSIDDGLLPRINFLRSIGMKNSDILKVLTSLTQVLSLSLEENLKPKYLYLVNELNNEVQSLTKYPMYLSLSLDQRIRPRHRFLVSLKKAPKGPFPLGSLVPTDECFCEQWAGTSLDKYLAFRQRLLLQKFAEKYERKM
- the LOC106765290 gene encoding transcription termination factor MTERF9, chloroplastic isoform X1, producing MAASVSLYPYKPLLYFSTPSCFQSQFRNLDRGHLDSARLKGIVKLAAHSNPKILKTNRKSKYGEALSFYDSDEDDEETDEEEDDEDDDDWLSDEEFAEPAKFDVRNKRLKSKTVKGKDKEQEWEWGLRSLDNEHSIRLPRSERVASLQRNENGKVPNGDSVSRNVKNKKYPRLSDEIPLDLKWLPLLDYLSTFGMKESHFIQIYERHMQALQINVGSAQERLEYLMSVGVKHRDVRRILLRQPQILEYTVENNLKSRVAFLRGLGIPNSRMGQIIAAAPSLFSYSVENSLKPTVRYLVEEVGIKEKDLGKVIQLSPQILVQRIDISWNMRYMFLTKELGAPRDSIVKMVTKHPQLLHYSIDDGLLPRINFLRSIGMKNSDILKVLTSLTQVLSLSLEENLKPKYLYLVNELNNEVQSLTKYPMYLSLSLDQRIRPRHRFLVSLKKAPKGPFPLGSLVPTDECFCEQWAGTSLDKYLAFRQRLLLQKFAEKYERKM